The Rosa rugosa chromosome 1, drRosRugo1.1, whole genome shotgun sequence genomic sequence CACCTTTCCTATTCTTTCCCCGGACCCCGCTACTAAGAAAGATGTTCACTTCTTAAAATATCCCATATACGTAGgtgggaacagaggaaggggtCAGATTTATCCCGACGGGAGCAAGAGTAACAATAATGTTTATAATGCTACAGCAGCAGGTATAGTAAGCAAAATCATACGAAAAGAAAAAGGGGGATACGAAATAACCATAGTGGAGGCATCGGGTGGGCGTCAAGTGGTTGATATTATCCCTCCAGGGCCGGAACTTCTTGTTTCTGAGGGCGAATCCATCAAACTTGATCAACCATTAACGAGTAATCCTAATGTGGGCGGATTTGGTCAGGGGGATGCAGAAGTAGTACTTCAAGATCCATTACGTGTCCAAGGCCTTTTGCTTTTCTTGGCATCTGTTATTTTTGCACAAATCTTTTTGGTTCTTAAAAAGAAACAGTTTGAGAAAGTTCAATTGTCcgaaatgaatttctagatccGCGAATTTTTCAACATCAAactctaaaaagaaataaattgtTGTTATAAATTGTTGTTGGCAATTATATTATGTAATTGTGTATGATCaaaaaaattttgtttgtttcttttttcggATTTCGGGAATTACTTATACTGGTCATGATGTGTATATTGTGAAGAAGACTATTTGATTTTACTTatctcttctttgttttttcaatCCAAATCGAAGTGATATAGAATGAATCCGTAGTTTTATATTTgaatagaataaaaacaaaagataaaTAAGCGGATAATATAAACCAAAGTATAAATGAAAGGAACAAAGggtttaggggggggggggggggggggttgtgCGTCTCCTAGTCTTTGACACAAGAAAAGGGATTTTCCACAACCCTTTCTTGTGTCGAATTAATAATGATTCTTGATCCTATTCGTCAAAAATTCCTATTCGTAGGTTCCATTTTTTTTCGGTTTATCATAACCTTTTTTCGATTTATCATGTTAAGTAGTGGACAAACAAAAATATAGGTCAATTTATTGAACAAATAGAACTTCTTCAATTTCAATGAActtctaaaatagaaaaaaggaaACTTTGATTAGATTAAGATTAAAGAAAGTAAGGTTCTATTTTATTAGTATAGAAAGGGTTTGCATGATATCTAATCGATAGAAATCCATATATAGAACTATATAGAATTGTGAGTCATCCAAAAAACAGAAATCGAGTGATTCcttctttgttttaatttttaaagtATTCGCAGATACTTTTGAGTAAAAGATGTTCTGAATCAATTAATGAAGTGCATTTTTCAAAACATCAATCATAAGAAAATGTGGATTTTTTTGAAACATTTATACAAAAAAATATTATGATTATTAAGAACTCAACGGGATCCCCCTCGAATCAGACAAGGAAAGAGGGGGTAGGTCCCGTTGAGTTCTTATGCTTTCATGTCTATAACCCAGTTCATCTGGTTATTACAGAGATGAACCTAATCCGGAATATGAACCATAAAAGAAAATACCAATTAAACCAATTACAACAATACCGGTTACAGTACCTATTATCCAAAGAGGAATCCTTCCAGTAGTATCGGCCATTTGCCCGACTTTCCTCCACATTTTTTCAAGTGGTCGTGCTAGAGACATAAACAGCCATAGATAATTATGAGATGATATCTTTCCGAATGGGCTAAGAGAATTCCTACTATATATTTTtagtatttattattttttttaattaaagaaataattggaaaataaaacagcAAGTACAAAAATGAGTAATAACCCCCAGTAGAGACTGGTACGATTCAATTCAACACTTTGTTCGTTCGGGTTTGATTGTGTCATAGCTCTATGATTCGGATTAGGTTTATCGTTGGATGAACTGCATTGCTGATATTGACCCTAAAAAAGAAACGGTAGGTACAGCTAGTCCGTGAACAGCTAACCATCGTACTGTAAAAATCGGATAGGTTCTATCTATAGTCATTGGGGCCTCCTAAAAAGATCTACTAAATTCATCGAGTTGTTCCAAAGAATCAAAACGGCCAGTTATTAAGGGAATTCCCTGTCGGCTTTCTGTAAAATACTCGTTTGGACGAGGGCTTCCAAATACATCGTAAGCTAAACCAGTGCTGACGAATAACCAACCCGCAATAAATAGGGAAGGTATAGTAATGCTATGAATGACCCAGTATCGAATACTGGTAATAATATCAGCAAAAGAACGTTCTCCTGTGCTTCCAGACATGTTGAGCTCCGCATATTCTTGTACAGTCGGGGGGGTCGATTCCGTAAAAGATGAAATCAGTAAATGGAAATTCACTGAAATCAAATCTTTGTGAGATCGTCAATATTGTACCAAGGGTGTCTTTAGAGTATACCGAATCAGTATAGCGATCCTTCTTCTGACACAGCAATGCAATTTCACAATCAGTATCGAAATGAAGTGTTAGAtaatttctttattcttttcttgTTGCGTGTCGATCTAGAATTTTGTACCATTAAATAGAAAGTTCATAAACTTACTTATAGTATAAGGTTTCCTCATTATTGGCTTTGGATTCGGAACCGAAGATCAGGTAAAATGTAAATACAACGGGTTGTTTTCCAATAATTTTTGAAGGAGCTTATCATATTCTCACGATTCAATTAGATGTAACATCTAAAGAAAAGATATCCTTTTTGTGGttgtagaatttttttttaagaattggTTAGTCGCCCAGTACTAATAGTAGATAGTATTTCATGAAAGAAAGAGAACAacgaataaataaaagaataatcAATATTGGCGATGCACGCATTGTTATATTAGACCCAAACAAAGGGGATCCTTCTTGACCTAATTACAAGGAGGGAGCTTAGGGATATGAAAGGACAAAATGTAAAACCGAGTTTTGATTGATCTGGTCATGtgatactttttttcttttcaatcacGAAATTATGTGAATGAACCACTACTGAGTTCACTGGTCGTTCGAAAAAAATATTCGATATTTTGATACAATAAAAAACGATCCaaattctttttcaattttattcCAAAAGAAAGTTTCATTTTTGAATGAAGTTATAAAAAAAGTTCGTAATTATTACTTTATTTAGATTTAGAATTTGGAATattctatatatacatatattagtTATATTAGTTATATACGTATATTAGTTTATTCAACTCAAGAGTTGACCAACGAATCTGTTGATTCGAAATTGCGGGATGCGTAAATGTCCCAGATGATGAATTGATTTCTTACTTCTGTtactttgtttttgttaataTCCTCTATAATACTTGATGAATCAAAAACTTTCAATTGAACTTATCCTTTCGATTGGAACTTATCCTTTCAATTGGTTGGTATTTTTGCCTATCCTCGTATCtttcaaaaatggaaacttaggGAAGTACTTTCTAAACATATGTAGAAAAAGAACATATTTCATTTAGCCCTTTCATGCCTACTATAACTAGTTATTTCGGTTTTCTACTAGCAGCTTTGACTATAACCTCAGCTCTATTTATCGGCTTGAGCAAGATACGACTTATTTGAAATTAATTAAATGAACAATTCATACAAAAATATTTCTGTGATAGTTCATATATTCTATAGTTCCTTACCGTATCAATTTCCAATTTTTGGTCATTGAGATTTAGAGTCAATACGGATTACTATTTATATTTAAGCATAGATATTACCTCCCCTTTCCCCTCTCAAACAAATTGAAATGATTGAAGTTTTTCTATTTGGAATCGTCTTGGGTCTAATTCCTATTACTTTGGCTGGATTATTTGTAACTGCATATTTACAATACAGACGTGGTGATCAGTTGGAACTTTGATTAATTAACATCCCTTTTTTGATTGACCTCCTACTTCCTTTAATTCGCGGGAGGTCAAAATTAGATTGGTTTCATTTTTTCGGTGGTAATTTTCGACCTAGCGCGACTAACAAGAACACAGAATCACGCTCTGTAGGATTTGAACCTACGACATCGGGTTTTGGAGACCCATGTTCTACCGAACTGAACTAAGAGCGCTTTATTATCACAATGAATATTTTGTGACCCCAATACGTCTTGCATATATACTATCATAAAATTAACGATTTTTTATGTATATCCAATTTTCTTTTAATCGATCTCAATTGATCCCCCGTTACTGTTCAGAAGATAAGTAATAGGTAGGGATGACAGGATTCGAACCCGCGACATTTTGTACCCAAAACAAACGCGCTACCAAGCTGCGCTACATCCCTTTCAATTGGTCTACAGTGTCATTGTAGAGAATCCCTGTTTTGTTTTCCATATCTTT encodes the following:
- the LOC133732911 gene encoding cytochrome f, coding for MTDLFSVLAIGSIIPSHTLIFRKYRKKVLPDTVFEAVVRIPYDLQVKQVLANGKKGALNVGAVLILPEGFELAPPDRISPEIKEKIGNLSFQSYRPTKKNILVIGPVPGQKYSEITFPILSPDPATKKDVHFLKYPIYVGGNRGRGQIYPDGSKSNNNVYNATAAGIVSKIIRKEKGGYEITIVEASGGRQVVDIIPPGPELLVSEGESIKLDQPLTSNPNVGGFGQGDAEVVLQDPLRVQGLLLFLASVIFAQIFLVLKKKQFEKVQLSEMNF